A genomic region of Micromonospora sp. NBC_01796 contains the following coding sequences:
- a CDS encoding family 16 glycosylhydrolase: MDRAPTAPSIGRRHGIATLTALVALLGGYLTVTPGAASAAEEGLLSYGKPAVASTDQSDVNCFECTPDKAFDLDPASRWATSSTTGWVDPGWIYVDLGATATVNQVVLQWDPAYAAAYQIQVSPDATTWTTIYSTTTGRGFKETINATGTGRYVRMYGTARSGPYGYSLYEFKVYGTGGNPTAPPAQPADPTFPATELVWSDEFNGAAGSKPDPAKWTIDPGTGQNNEVQYYTDNNNANMDGNGSLVLEARRETAGGRDYTSHRMNTGGKFTVQYGRVEARVKVPKGNGLWPAFWMMGADFLTGRPWPYNGEIDIMEVLGRNTLEGYSTLHAPQYNGGGGYGQKYPAPGGVDLADDFHIWSAEWDSRGITFKLDGQTVFVASKETVEATRGPWIFDHPFYIILNLAVGGDFPGPVDGTTPFPSRMLVDYVRVYQ, translated from the coding sequence ATGGATCGGGCTCCTACTGCTCCAAGCATTGGTCGGCGGCACGGGATCGCCACGCTGACCGCGTTGGTCGCCCTGCTCGGCGGCTATTTGACCGTCACGCCGGGCGCGGCCAGCGCCGCCGAGGAAGGGCTGCTGTCGTACGGCAAGCCGGCTGTCGCCTCGACCGACCAGAGCGACGTGAACTGCTTCGAGTGCACACCCGACAAGGCGTTCGACCTCGACCCGGCGAGCCGGTGGGCAACCAGTTCCACCACGGGCTGGGTCGACCCAGGTTGGATCTACGTCGACCTCGGTGCCACCGCCACGGTGAACCAGGTGGTCCTCCAGTGGGATCCGGCGTACGCGGCCGCGTACCAGATCCAGGTCTCGCCCGATGCGACCACCTGGACCACGATCTACTCCACCACCACCGGTCGGGGCTTCAAGGAAACGATCAACGCCACCGGCACCGGTCGCTACGTGCGGATGTACGGCACCGCCCGGTCCGGGCCGTACGGCTACTCGCTCTACGAATTCAAGGTGTACGGGACCGGCGGCAACCCGACCGCCCCGCCCGCGCAGCCGGCCGACCCGACGTTCCCGGCCACGGAGCTGGTCTGGAGTGACGAGTTCAACGGTGCCGCCGGCAGCAAGCCGGACCCGGCGAAGTGGACCATCGACCCGGGCACCGGGCAGAACAACGAGGTCCAGTACTACACCGACAACAACAACGCCAACATGGACGGCAACGGCTCGCTCGTCCTGGAAGCGCGGCGCGAAACCGCTGGTGGGCGTGACTACACATCGCACCGGATGAACACCGGCGGCAAGTTCACCGTCCAGTACGGGCGGGTCGAGGCCCGGGTCAAGGTGCCGAAGGGCAACGGGTTGTGGCCGGCCTTCTGGATGATGGGCGCCGACTTCCTCACCGGCCGCCCGTGGCCGTACAACGGTGAGATCGACATCATGGAGGTCCTCGGCCGCAACACCCTGGAGGGCTACTCCACCCTCCACGCACCGCAGTACAACGGCGGTGGCGGCTACGGGCAGAAGTATCCGGCGCCCGGCGGGGTCGACCTGGCCGACGACTTCCACATCTGGTCCGCCGAGTGGGACAGCCGGGGCATCACCTTCAAGCTCGACGGCCAGACGGTCTTCGTGGCGAGCAAGGAGACGGTCGAGGCGACCCGCGGGCCGTGGATCTTCGACCACCCGTTCTACATCATCCTCAACCTGGCCGTCGGCGGCGACTTCCCCGGACCGGTGGACGGCACCACCCCGTTCCCGTCCCGGATGCTCGTCGACTACGTACGCGTCTACCAGTAA